The window GTAACAGACGATAGCGGAGATCAAGAGCTGACCGAACAGCTTTTGTTTCGCTGTAAGACCAAGTGAGCGCTTGAAAATAATTTTGATATAATCGTCGAGAAAGCCTACTAATCCATAGCCTAATGAGGCTATTAACAGGATTAGAAGATCCGTATTTTTATCAGCAAAACGAAGCGTAGCAAGGGCCAGCGCGAGTAAAATAATGACCCCGCCCATCGTCGGTGTCCCTTGTTTCTTTAGATGTCCTTGCGGGCCATCCTCACGAATTTGTTGTCCGAATTTCATACGCCGCAAAATGGGTATAAAAAGCGGTCCCATAATAAGCGCAAGCACAAAAGCTACGCCCATCGTTAATAAAATTGCGTTTTCCACGTTGGTTCCCCCTGCTCGTTTTCGTCTTTCGAAAACGATCTACTGTTTCATCCTATAATTAATTACAAGCACCATCTAGGCGAGTAAGGCATTAACCACTTGCTCGAGACGCATGCCTCGCGAGCCTTTTACGAGCACAAGATCCTCAGCTTGTGCGATTGCGGCGAGCTCTGCCGCGAGCTGCTCTTTATCATCGAAGGCACGCACGCAAGCCTTCGGGAATTGCTGAGCCGCTTCATCCGCGATGAAGCGGCCAAGACGGCCGAACGTGAAGACGTAGTCTACACGTTCCGGAGACAACACCCGGCCAATGCCGCGATGAAACTGCTCTTCGTGCTCGCCAAGCTCCAGCATGTCGCCGAGCACGAGGAACTTGCGACCGAAGCCGCGCAGCTGCTCGGTCAAGTCAATCGCAGCCCGCATGGATGCCGGGCTGGCGTTATACGCATCGTTAAGCACAGTCAGCCCCGAGGCTGCTGTCAGCTTCTCGATGCGCATGCTTGTCATCTGCAGCGAGCGAAGCCCCGCTGCAATTCCCTCAGGCGAGACGCCGAAGGCTTCGCCGATGGCAATGGCTGCTAACGCATTAATTACATTATGCGTACCAAGCAAGGGAATGAACAATTCTGGGTAACCCGTTGAATTGATCTGGAAGTACGCCCCGTCCGCATCCATCCGGATGTCGGTCGGGAACAGATCATTGTCCGCGCCGCTGCCAAAGCGGATACGACGCAGCCCCTCTGGCAGGCTAGTTGGTGACTCCGCTGCCTGCCCGTCGAGGCTTCGCTCCGCGAGGGCCTGTTCAATAAGTGGTTCGTCGCCGTTGTAGACGAACAGCCCACCGCTGGGCATTCCACTAACGATTTCGGCCTTAGCCCGAGCGATTTCTTCCCGCGAGCCAAGCTGAAGCATGTGCGATTCGCCGATCATCGTAATGATCGACGCTTCCGGCTCGGCCAGATGGGATAGCAGCTCGATCTCGCCACGTCCACTCATCCCCATCTCGACCACAGCAAATTGCGTAGTTTCCTCAAGCTCGAGCAGCGTGAGGGGTAAACCAATATGATTATTCAGGTTTCCCTTCGTCTTATGCACTTGAAACGTACTACCCAAAACGGCCGCAACTAAGTCTTTGGTTGTCGTTTTGCCGTTACTCCCCGTAATGCCAATAATGCGAACCGGCAGCTGCTTGCGATAAGACTTAGCCAACTGCTGCAGGGCTGTTAGCGTATCCTTGACGCGAATGATGGGCATGCCTTCTGGGGGGTGAGGATGGTCATCTTGCCATAAGGCAGCCGCAGCGCCCTTGCTGTAAGCCTCTGCGGCATAAGCGTGACCATCATAATGATCACCGATCAGCGGTACAAACAGACTTCCTGGTCGTATTGTTCGTGTGTCGGTAGATATGCCTATTATTGGAATGTCCCTTGGTGTTGACGCCCAGGACACCTGCACTCTCTCATCGCCTAGCATGTCTGTCATTTGTTCCAGCGTGCGCTCTATCATCGTTCTCTCCCCCTTATCGCAGCCTTAGCCACCAATCGATCATCGAAATCATGCTTGACCCCCATGACATCCTGATACGTTTCGTGGCCTTTTCCCGCTATCAATATTACATCCTTAGGGCCTGCCCCTTCAATAGCCTTTTGTATCGCTTTTTTGCGATCCGCGATTAATTCGTACTGTTCCTTTGGGTAATTTACCTCTTTTAAACCAGGAACGATATCAGCTAGAATGGCATCTGGATTTTCCGTTCGCGGATTATCTGAAGTCACATATAAATAATCACTATACTTAGCGGTAACCTTACCCATTAGTGGACGTTTCGTGCGGTCGCGGTTACCACCGCAGCCAAACACCGTGATTACTTTACCTTCAGCAAAGTCACGTACAGTAGACAGGGCATTCTCTAGTCCATCTGGGGTATGCGCATAATCAACCAAGACTAAGTAATCCTGTCCCTCATTCACAACCTCCATGCGTCCATCTACTACCGTAATATCTTCTAAACTATTCCGGATCGCTTCAAGGGGAATCCCTTCAGCAAGTGTCGCAGCAATGGACCCGAGCGCATTGTAAACGTTGAATTTACCAACCAACTTCATTCTGAAAAAAGCCTCTCCCGCGAAGGAAA is drawn from Paenibacillus sp. V4I7 and contains these coding sequences:
- the murF gene encoding UDP-N-acetylmuramoyl-tripeptide--D-alanyl-D-alanine ligase, with the translated sequence MIERTLEQMTDMLGDERVQVSWASTPRDIPIIGISTDTRTIRPGSLFVPLIGDHYDGHAYAAEAYSKGAAAALWQDDHPHPPEGMPIIRVKDTLTALQQLAKSYRKQLPVRIIGITGSNGKTTTKDLVAAVLGSTFQVHKTKGNLNNHIGLPLTLLELEETTQFAVVEMGMSGRGEIELLSHLAEPEASIITMIGESHMLQLGSREEIARAKAEIVSGMPSGGLFVYNGDEPLIEQALAERSLDGQAAESPTSLPEGLRRIRFGSGADNDLFPTDIRMDADGAYFQINSTGYPELFIPLLGTHNVINALAAIAIGEAFGVSPEGIAAGLRSLQMTSMRIEKLTAASGLTVLNDAYNASPASMRAAIDLTEQLRGFGRKFLVLGDMLELGEHEEQFHRGIGRVLSPERVDYVFTFGRLGRFIADEAAQQFPKACVRAFDDKEQLAAELAAIAQAEDLVLVKGSRGMRLEQVVNALLA